A stretch of Aureispira sp. CCB-E DNA encodes these proteins:
- a CDS encoding Eco57I restriction-modification methylase domain-containing protein, producing the protein MINFIQNIGDYFSSNYFDEDFYKKVKEKSGHADNDVKVFQKRISSLKEKYFRFKQTYLDDRMRTKDKITETHQFHTEVLKALGYPGGKPEYKQLFPLDEKNVIPVRHTLYRGEQPHLMIMEMQALISDGGREPDGLFDQRYHQEKDESAFMPQAQEYDCSDWSNVFEVKEDETISPMIINKAISQLFLIAQHRRPQYILLCAGNQYFLLEQEKWFKGAYLQFDIEALFDEVTGTKKKDYYSLFYFLLAKNHLAPQSEIVLMEQLDEDSHKSAFEVTKDLKEGVIHAVESLANEAVYYLQNNNPDDISNLDAQDLKNDCLTMVYRLLFLFYAESRNDLDILPVNDEAYQHGYSLEMLRDLEQVPLNTDSSQNGFFFHESLSRLFYLLNHGCREEEQLNKSFRVRQLDSPLFDDAKLHILPHVKIRNVIWQDVICQLSLSKKQKRKARGRISYANLGINQLGSVYESLLAFRGFFAETDYIEVHRKLKKKETSEQVARKDGSYLVPRHRMDDFDIAEVYHDREDKIKIIPKGTFIYRLSGRDRKKSASFYTPEVLTECTVKYTLKPILERVTNGEMKALDLLDLKILEPAMGAAAFHNEVINQLAEAYLSFRQDELGRKAAPDKYQEELQKIKAYIALNNVYGVDLNPTAVELGKLSLWLNVIHKDMQTPFFGYRLGVGNAVVGAWLKVYPQKAFVAEYTSQRAKKMKKKEWWDTAPIHLKYEEGKLKRKKSDIYHFLLPDKNMVPSAKIKLLKEAYPNEAKRVIEWRKDFIQPLSMGEVENLKLISIAIDKLLEEHYEFQQRINIQTQIKTDFFGAHEKGEQVKLKAKSYDEKEKMAAMRSQTNAPYYKLKLIMDYWCSLWFWDVRDAFQLPSRQEWYQDIVNILNIDLQKLAEETVSEDPVFKTAGQQGNLFGGAQQLTLKSYKKEKTSVQKKIAEVLKEQKTSLFKNDRSKLVMDYANKYSFFHYQLEFIEVYKERKGFDVVVGNPPWVNIEMDEAGIISEEHPEIAIRKMSAPQVKKMAMKILSSNKELNSIYKNEATWADSTKDFLGGYQNYPLLKGQRNNLYKCILTNTFQLTSQNGFIGLVHPEGIYDDPKGQPLRKDVYRRLKYHFQFWNALKLFVEIKDSKFYSINVYSGLKSEIQFVSMSNIFSTSTVYGSFIDQDNNKGCGGIKKRNKEGEFIWNTSPHRDRLVYYTKEELSLIAKTFENSNDWETTKLVSLHSRGLLHIIRKLGEKKSRTLSQDFFTTDGLNEVNAQKENILLRKTSYPTNKAIVFNGAQVFLSTSFYKNPKQECKLNSDYDIINLTEIEERFIPRTNFLPLDTDRFNDKIEGLNNLYWIKSTRIGFRKMLDNTSLRTLHPVLIPPDASHTNGIISIQFKNDYDLLKTLSLCSSIILDFYIKSLGKNNLYDETIQNLFLEVNNSKCLDQLFVRALMLNCLSNQYSVFWNKNWQESFKQSNWSKEDSRLKSFHTLTENWQWETPLRNWYERRWALVEIDVIVAMALGLTLDELILIYNVQFPVLQQNEDDTWYDTKGNIVFTCSKGLTGVGLDRPVWNTIKEMTAGETYVHTIEKSELYYGKQVTYYAPFDKCDRVADYKVAWGHFEEVFK; encoded by the coding sequence ATGATAAATTTCATTCAAAATATAGGAGACTACTTTTCATCCAATTACTTTGATGAGGACTTTTACAAGAAGGTAAAAGAGAAGTCAGGGCATGCTGATAACGATGTGAAGGTATTTCAGAAGAGGATATCTAGTTTGAAGGAAAAATACTTCCGATTCAAGCAGACTTATCTGGATGACAGGATGAGAACCAAGGATAAAATTACAGAAACGCATCAGTTTCATACGGAAGTGCTGAAAGCCTTAGGTTATCCTGGGGGTAAACCAGAGTATAAGCAGCTATTCCCATTGGATGAAAAGAATGTTATTCCTGTACGTCATACCCTATATCGTGGGGAGCAGCCTCATTTGATGATTATGGAAATGCAGGCTCTAATTAGCGATGGTGGTCGAGAGCCTGATGGATTGTTTGATCAACGATATCATCAGGAGAAGGACGAGTCAGCTTTTATGCCACAGGCTCAGGAGTATGATTGTTCAGATTGGTCCAATGTCTTTGAAGTGAAGGAGGATGAAACGATTTCTCCTATGATTATCAATAAGGCGATATCTCAATTATTCTTGATTGCACAGCATAGAAGACCACAGTATATTCTACTATGTGCAGGGAATCAATACTTCTTACTGGAGCAAGAGAAGTGGTTTAAGGGAGCTTATTTGCAGTTTGATATTGAGGCTTTGTTTGATGAAGTAACAGGAACGAAGAAAAAGGATTATTATTCCCTCTTTTATTTCTTATTGGCGAAGAACCATCTTGCTCCTCAATCAGAGATTGTTTTGATGGAGCAATTGGATGAAGATTCTCATAAGTCTGCTTTTGAAGTAACCAAAGACTTGAAAGAAGGGGTTATTCATGCGGTAGAGTCACTGGCGAATGAGGCGGTTTATTATTTGCAAAACAATAATCCTGATGATATTTCAAATCTTGATGCACAAGACTTGAAGAATGATTGTTTGACGATGGTGTATCGATTGCTGTTTCTATTCTATGCAGAATCTAGGAATGATTTGGATATTCTACCTGTTAATGATGAAGCCTATCAGCATGGATATTCTTTGGAGATGTTGAGAGATTTGGAGCAGGTGCCTTTGAATACCGATAGTAGTCAGAATGGATTTTTCTTTCATGAGTCTTTGAGTCGATTGTTTTATCTGTTGAATCATGGTTGTCGTGAGGAAGAGCAGTTGAACAAGAGCTTTCGAGTACGTCAGTTGGATTCACCACTCTTTGATGATGCAAAGCTGCATATCCTACCTCATGTCAAAATACGAAATGTTATCTGGCAGGATGTGATTTGCCAATTATCGCTTTCCAAAAAACAGAAGCGTAAAGCTAGGGGAAGAATATCTTATGCCAATCTAGGTATCAACCAATTGGGCTCGGTTTATGAGAGCTTATTGGCTTTTCGAGGTTTTTTTGCTGAGACGGATTATATTGAAGTGCATCGAAAGTTGAAGAAAAAGGAAACGTCTGAGCAGGTTGCTCGAAAAGATGGTTCCTACTTGGTTCCAAGACATCGCATGGATGATTTTGATATTGCTGAAGTCTATCATGATAGAGAGGATAAAATCAAGATTATCCCTAAAGGAACCTTTATCTATCGCTTGAGTGGTCGTGATCGTAAGAAGTCGGCTTCTTTTTATACACCAGAGGTATTGACAGAATGTACGGTAAAATATACCTTAAAGCCTATTTTGGAGCGAGTCACTAATGGCGAGATGAAAGCCTTAGACTTGCTTGACCTCAAAATTCTGGAACCTGCTATGGGAGCAGCTGCTTTCCACAATGAGGTGATTAACCAATTGGCAGAAGCCTATCTGAGTTTTCGACAAGATGAACTAGGTAGAAAGGCAGCTCCAGATAAATACCAGGAAGAACTTCAAAAAATTAAAGCCTACATTGCTCTCAATAATGTCTATGGAGTGGATTTAAATCCAACGGCTGTGGAGTTGGGGAAATTATCGCTTTGGTTGAACGTGATACACAAAGATATGCAAACGCCTTTTTTTGGCTATCGTCTTGGTGTGGGGAATGCGGTTGTTGGAGCATGGCTCAAGGTCTATCCTCAAAAAGCTTTTGTAGCAGAGTATACCTCCCAACGTGCTAAAAAGATGAAAAAGAAAGAATGGTGGGATACAGCTCCAATTCATCTGAAGTATGAAGAAGGCAAACTCAAACGCAAAAAGAGCGATATCTATCATTTCTTATTGCCTGATAAAAATATGGTGCCTTCTGCCAAAATAAAATTGCTAAAAGAAGCTTATCCTAATGAAGCCAAGCGGGTAATTGAATGGCGTAAAGATTTCATTCAGCCTTTGTCTATGGGGGAAGTAGAAAACTTGAAGCTTATCTCTATTGCTATTGATAAGCTTTTGGAAGAGCATTATGAGTTCCAACAACGCATCAATATCCAAACTCAAATCAAGACGGATTTCTTTGGAGCACATGAGAAGGGCGAACAGGTCAAGCTCAAAGCCAAGAGCTATGATGAAAAAGAAAAAATGGCTGCCATGCGTAGCCAAACCAATGCGCCCTATTACAAGCTCAAGCTGATAATGGACTATTGGTGTAGCCTCTGGTTTTGGGATGTACGAGATGCTTTTCAGTTGCCTTCTCGCCAAGAATGGTATCAGGATATCGTGAATATTCTCAATATTGACTTGCAAAAACTGGCTGAAGAAACAGTATCTGAGGACCCTGTCTTTAAAACAGCTGGGCAGCAGGGAAATCTATTTGGTGGAGCACAACAACTCACTCTCAAAAGCTACAAAAAGGAAAAGACTTCGGTACAGAAAAAAATAGCAGAAGTACTCAAAGAGCAAAAAACTTCGCTTTTCAAAAATGACCGTTCAAAGTTGGTGATGGATTATGCGAATAAGTATAGCTTTTTTCATTACCAATTAGAGTTTATTGAAGTTTACAAAGAGAGAAAAGGATTTGATGTCGTGGTAGGTAATCCTCCATGGGTTAATATAGAAATGGATGAAGCTGGTATAATATCAGAAGAACATCCTGAAATCGCAATAAGAAAGATGTCAGCCCCACAGGTTAAAAAAATGGCGATGAAAATTCTTTCTTCAAATAAAGAGTTAAATAGTATCTATAAAAATGAAGCTACATGGGCAGATTCAACTAAAGATTTTTTGGGAGGGTATCAAAATTACCCACTATTAAAAGGTCAGAGGAATAATTTGTACAAGTGCATTCTTACAAATACATTTCAATTAACTTCCCAAAATGGATTTATTGGTTTAGTCCATCCTGAAGGTATATATGATGACCCGAAAGGACAACCATTGAGAAAAGATGTTTACAGAAGATTGAAATATCATTTTCAGTTTTGGAATGCTTTAAAACTTTTTGTAGAAATAAAAGATAGTAAGTTCTACTCTATTAATGTTTACTCAGGTCTAAAGTCTGAAATTCAGTTTGTCTCTATGAGTAATATTTTTTCTACATCAACAGTTTATGGTTCTTTTATTGACCAGGATAATAATAAAGGATGTGGAGGAATAAAAAAAAGAAACAAAGAAGGGGAATTTATTTGGAACACATCTCCCCATAGAGATCGACTAGTTTATTATACAAAAGAGGAACTATCGTTAATCGCAAAAACTTTTGAAAATTCTAATGATTGGGAAACTACAAAACTTGTTTCACTTCACTCTAGAGGTTTATTACATATTATTAGGAAACTTGGAGAGAAAAAAAGTAGAACTTTAAGCCAAGACTTTTTTACGACAGATGGGCTTAATGAGGTAAATGCACAAAAAGAGAATATTTTATTAAGGAAGACTAGTTATCCAACTAATAAAGCAATTGTTTTTAATGGGGCCCAAGTATTTTTGAGTACTTCATTTTATAAAAATCCTAAGCAAGAATGTAAACTTAATTCTGATTACGATATAATCAATTTAACTGAAATAGAAGAGCGTTTCATTCCTAGAACCAATTTTTTACCATTAGATACAGATCGTTTTAATGATAAAATTGAAGGATTAAACAATTTGTATTGGATTAAATCTACTAGAATTGGTTTTAGGAAAATGCTTGATAATACATCCTTAAGGACTCTTCATCCTGTGCTAATTCCACCTGATGCGTCTCATACAAATGGAATAATCAGTATTCAATTCAAAAATGATTATGATTTACTAAAAACATTATCTCTATGTTCTTCAATAATATTAGATTTTTATATAAAGAGTTTAGGTAAAAATAATTTATATGATGAAACTATTCAAAATTTATTTTTAGAAGTAAATAACTCTAAATGTCTGGATCAGCTTTTTGTTAGAGCGTTAATGTTGAATTGTTTAAGTAACCAATATTCAGTTTTTTGGAACAAGAACTGGCAAGAATCCTTCAAGCAAAGCAACTGGAGCAAAGAAGACTCACGCCTAAAATCCTTCCACACCCTCACCGAAAACTGGCAATGGGAAACCCCACTCCGCAACTGGTACGAGCGTCGTTGGGCATTGGTAGAGATTGATGTGATTGTAGCGATGGCTTTAGGTCTTACGCTAGATGAGTTGATTTTGATCTACAATGTACAGTTTCCTGTCTTACAACAAAACGAAGATGATACGTGGTACGATACCAAGGGGAATATTGTCTTTACTTGTTCCAAGGGGCTTACTGGTGTTGGGCTGGATCGTCCTGTGTGGAATACTATCAAGGAGATGACCGCTGGAGAGACTTATGTGCATACGATAGAGAAGAGTGAGTTGTATTATGGCAAGCAGGTGACTTATTATGCTCCTTTTGATAAGTGTGATCGTGTGGCCGATTATAAGGTGGCTTGGGGGCATTTTGAGGAGGTGTTTAAATAA
- a CDS encoding sacsin N-terminal ATP-binding-like domain-containing protein gives MAIMTDEIKTFQDEVLDLIQENRDTYKVAPHRVLSDYRTEKGTTEAYNNRQILELLQNSDDAKSSIVQIRINTESRILTIANNGEPFNIGGIRSLMVARQSPKDKKEFIGNKGLGFRSILNWVDKVVVKTKAIDLIFSPEIAKREYDKIFKESEKFRNAVSEAKNLKGEIPFAVLAIPDFQDPSNTDSWETVFELSYKKEVEDSILKQLDDIKGEVLLFLRHLKRIEVIRDGNPPQSFEKEDRLDEVFINNDTQWSIFTSEQEFFGENKKFNFKIAWQKELENSENYFYTYLPMKVKTHLPSIIHATFDLDPARNQLNDSDGNIYILEVIADALGDLANTKIKSKDQSNWNSFCFLTSEGTSDNELLKPFYLKIKDYRDKLPIYPCVDGSYNEKGNVYYYGGAFSEWVEKNNFGIYFPSLLRSPFDKITKDFNHYQFKKYTPKEFQNIVKSISPLISSIGERVSLIRILLTPEFRSFHESVLHLPLLLDTNDNIVSEERQVFILSKKDVEQYYIPSFVKLSFISQKLYRSILNELADKIEIHRKNEKESDSRPLKRVVDTILNIGSNDINDVIKTIISETNQELKTVASMQQKAIAITDLMKSLYSIFKKNPTRTTVLSQKIPVINKEKEIKFCDELYLGNTYPSGKLTELIFDNVYEDSDYVADTDFWELGEASLEEKELFFLWIGVNKHIKIVVDETEKTRDGGYKNYLFSKITKPDKISYIYFKGLRLSRPDVIRKLSAEKLVLLVYKEPLLFQRLEYSNADELSYKYGNAYPKPFVEKPSYLEYQLVSNSNLNNYVLEEGGVGFDFKSFNFKHPILSNFILDEGKLRFILKKLGALETMDELSPQQYYSLFEKHEERYKDGLGTQAFYRKFLSYCAKNKDTLLKNYKHDFNGMKLFARKGGRRDGKLELKDVSEIYYFDNNLLPQNILDNYWILNLPKRAGEQNVKDFFGVNLIQKLLDEVELVKVSEQSWSQRFNLEMEELKALFLCYRLWSLKTKEATLKVREAINLIKSLEFRLVSECIYRFAKDEVYSLEDNSFIKIGNTYYVKNRNAIELSDLKKDREFCDAIAEIICINFKVKENKNDFRSVFKDSIEDSMHLIHMDELLGYFKSAREFLGVSRAELSFWERLYKFQGQKFPENIQNDAGLKLCIEEDLKYELPSWYSNVDFNDFNRGSGVDLLKDITSKYGIRADTLLDNVSTGLVSYHKNRFELSLVIYRSKFERLIWKKNSVELENQQLFLAKQIGYQDIGESIELNQFIEDNIFELNINYAGELVKIVKSLFKIDLDEEQELDEVTIKYSDLLGEHNLQEADIENLNIRSLLYFEGNEDIIKEHLKLICEKDITSVIDDNQTIEVAEINYSKSKKVISKTKKNGKGNGNAAWMHSSKNDKRKKKAGVKAEELVYNSLEANDDVEFVEWRSSYSKKVSLKSDSLHCDIIYKLKNEANLKYLEVKSFNGVSFHLSRSEMEEGRKRGEHYEIALVSNGEIHILKELFKKGVDFENNDFFKATPSDYIITLEIETE, from the coding sequence ATGGCTATAATGACCGATGAAATAAAAACATTTCAAGATGAGGTATTAGATCTTATTCAAGAAAATCGAGATACCTACAAGGTGGCTCCTCATAGAGTTCTGAGCGATTATCGTACTGAAAAAGGTACAACTGAAGCCTATAATAATCGCCAAATATTAGAGTTGCTACAAAACTCTGATGATGCTAAATCTAGTATTGTTCAAATAAGGATAAATACTGAGAGTCGTATTCTTACTATTGCAAATAATGGAGAACCATTTAATATTGGAGGTATACGATCATTGATGGTAGCTCGCCAAAGTCCCAAAGACAAAAAGGAATTTATTGGGAATAAAGGTCTTGGATTTAGATCTATATTAAATTGGGTAGATAAAGTTGTTGTAAAGACAAAAGCCATTGATTTAATTTTCTCTCCAGAAATAGCAAAAAGAGAATACGATAAAATATTCAAAGAATCTGAAAAATTCAGGAATGCTGTATCTGAGGCAAAAAATCTGAAAGGAGAGATTCCTTTTGCAGTTCTTGCAATACCTGATTTTCAAGACCCTTCTAATACTGATTCTTGGGAGACAGTATTTGAATTGTCTTATAAAAAAGAAGTTGAGGATAGTATCCTTAAGCAATTAGATGATATAAAAGGTGAAGTATTATTGTTTCTCCGACATCTCAAGAGGATTGAAGTAATAAGGGATGGAAATCCTCCTCAATCTTTTGAAAAGGAAGATCGGTTGGATGAGGTATTTATTAATAATGATACCCAATGGTCTATATTTACTTCTGAGCAAGAATTTTTTGGAGAGAATAAGAAGTTTAACTTTAAAATTGCTTGGCAAAAAGAATTGGAAAATAGCGAGAATTACTTTTATACATATTTACCTATGAAAGTGAAGACTCATTTGCCAAGTATAATTCATGCAACTTTCGATTTAGACCCTGCTAGAAACCAACTGAATGATTCAGATGGGAATATTTATATTTTAGAGGTGATTGCTGATGCTTTAGGGGATTTAGCGAACACAAAGATAAAATCAAAAGATCAAAGTAATTGGAATTCATTTTGTTTTTTAACATCTGAGGGTACAAGCGATAATGAATTACTTAAACCATTTTACCTTAAAATAAAGGACTATAGAGACAAGTTGCCAATTTATCCTTGTGTCGATGGAAGTTATAATGAAAAGGGAAATGTTTATTATTATGGTGGAGCATTTTCAGAATGGGTTGAAAAAAACAATTTTGGAATCTATTTTCCAAGTCTCCTACGCTCACCTTTCGATAAAATTACCAAAGATTTTAATCATTATCAGTTCAAAAAATATACTCCAAAGGAATTTCAAAATATAGTAAAGTCAATTTCCCCTTTGATTTCATCTATTGGAGAGAGGGTTTCTTTAATACGGATATTACTGACTCCTGAGTTTCGATCATTTCATGAGAGTGTGCTGCATTTACCCTTATTACTTGATACAAATGACAATATTGTTAGTGAGGAAAGACAGGTGTTTATTCTTAGTAAGAAAGATGTAGAGCAGTATTATATTCCTTCTTTTGTAAAATTATCTTTTATATCTCAAAAACTATATAGATCCATACTTAATGAGCTAGCAGATAAAATTGAAATTCACCGTAAGAATGAAAAAGAAAGTGATTCAAGACCTCTGAAAAGAGTTGTAGATACGATTTTGAATATTGGCTCAAATGATATTAATGATGTAATCAAAACAATTATTTCAGAGACTAATCAGGAATTAAAGACTGTCGCTTCTATGCAACAGAAAGCTATTGCTATAACTGATTTAATGAAATCGCTTTATTCTATCTTCAAGAAAAATCCCACAAGAACAACTGTATTAAGTCAAAAAATACCCGTCATTAATAAAGAAAAAGAGATTAAATTTTGCGATGAACTTTATCTTGGCAATACCTATCCTTCAGGTAAATTAACGGAACTCATATTTGACAATGTTTATGAAGATAGTGACTATGTTGCTGATACTGATTTTTGGGAGTTAGGAGAAGCTAGTTTAGAGGAAAAAGAATTATTCTTTTTGTGGATTGGAGTTAATAAACATATTAAGATAGTAGTAGATGAAACTGAAAAAACTAGAGATGGAGGATACAAAAATTATCTATTTAGTAAAATAACCAAGCCTGATAAAATCAGTTATATTTATTTTAAAGGGTTAAGACTTAGTAGACCTGATGTAATAAGAAAATTATCAGCTGAAAAACTAGTTTTACTTGTTTATAAAGAACCTCTCTTATTTCAACGCTTAGAATACTCTAATGCTGATGAATTGTCATACAAATATGGTAATGCATATCCAAAACCATTCGTAGAAAAACCATCCTACCTAGAATATCAATTAGTCTCAAACTCAAATCTAAATAATTATGTGCTAGAAGAGGGAGGTGTTGGCTTTGACTTTAAGAGTTTTAATTTCAAACACCCTATACTGTCTAATTTCATATTAGATGAGGGGAAACTCAGGTTTATTCTTAAAAAATTAGGTGCTCTTGAAACTATGGATGAGTTAAGTCCTCAACAATATTATAGCTTATTTGAAAAACATGAGGAGAGGTATAAAGATGGATTAGGTACTCAAGCTTTTTACAGGAAATTTCTTAGTTATTGTGCAAAAAATAAGGATACCTTACTAAAAAATTATAAGCATGATTTTAATGGAATGAAGCTTTTTGCTAGAAAAGGAGGTCGTAGAGATGGTAAATTAGAGCTTAAGGATGTCTCAGAGATATATTACTTTGATAATAACCTTTTACCCCAAAATATTTTAGATAATTATTGGATATTAAATCTTCCCAAAAGAGCTGGAGAGCAAAATGTTAAAGACTTTTTTGGAGTTAATTTAATTCAAAAGTTATTAGATGAAGTAGAATTAGTTAAAGTCTCAGAACAGTCTTGGAGTCAAAGGTTCAACCTAGAGATGGAAGAATTAAAGGCTTTGTTCTTATGTTATAGATTGTGGTCGTTAAAAACAAAGGAGGCTACCTTAAAGGTTAGGGAAGCTATTAACTTAATCAAGTCTCTTGAATTTAGATTAGTTTCAGAATGTATATATAGGTTTGCCAAAGATGAAGTTTATTCTTTGGAAGATAATTCTTTTATCAAAATAGGTAACACCTATTATGTGAAGAATCGTAATGCAATTGAGCTTTCTGACCTTAAAAAAGATAGAGAATTTTGTGATGCAATTGCGGAAATAATCTGTATAAACTTTAAGGTAAAGGAGAATAAGAATGATTTTCGGTCAGTTTTTAAAGACTCAATAGAGGACTCTATGCATCTTATTCATATGGACGAGTTATTGGGCTATTTTAAATCGGCGAGGGAGTTTTTAGGAGTGTCAAGAGCTGAGTTAAGTTTTTGGGAGAGGTTATATAAATTTCAAGGGCAAAAGTTTCCTGAGAATATTCAGAATGATGCTGGACTTAAATTGTGCATTGAAGAAGACTTGAAATATGAGTTACCTTCTTGGTATTCTAATGTAGATTTTAATGATTTTAATAGAGGAAGTGGAGTTGACTTGTTAAAGGATATTACATCAAAATATGGGATTCGTGCAGATACGTTACTCGATAATGTATCCACAGGACTTGTCTCATATCATAAGAATAGGTTTGAATTAAGTCTTGTTATCTACAGATCTAAATTTGAAAGACTCATTTGGAAAAAAAATTCGGTAGAACTTGAGAATCAACAGTTATTTTTAGCGAAACAGATTGGATATCAGGATATTGGAGAATCTATCGAACTAAACCAATTTATTGAAGATAATATATTTGAATTGAATATTAACTACGCAGGTGAACTGGTTAAAATCGTTAAGAGTTTATTTAAAATTGATTTAGATGAAGAACAAGAATTAGACGAGGTTACAATCAAATATAGTGATTTGTTAGGAGAGCATAATTTACAAGAAGCTGATATAGAAAATTTAAATATTCGTAGTTTATTGTATTTTGAAGGAAATGAGGATATTATTAAGGAACATTTAAAGCTGATATGTGAGAAAGATATTACTAGTGTAATAGACGATAACCAGACTATTGAAGTAGCTGAAATTAATTACAGTAAGTCAAAAAAAGTTATTTCAAAGACAAAAAAGAATGGTAAGGGAAATGGGAATGCTGCTTGGATGCATAGTAGTAAGAATGATAAGAGAAAAAAGAAAGCTGGAGTGAAAGCAGAGGAATTAGTTTATAATTCCTTAGAAGCAAATGATGATGTCGAATTCGTAGAATGGAGATCTAGTTATTCAAAAAAGGTATCTTTAAAATCAGATTCTCTTCATTGTGATATTATTTATAAACTAAAGAATGAAGCCAATCTCAAGTATTTAGAAGTGAAATCGTTTAATGGTGTCAGTTTCCATTTATCAAGATCAGAGATGGAGGAAGGACGAAAAAGAGGAGAGCACTATGAAATAGCACTTGTCTCTAATGGCGAGATACATATCCTAAAGGAGCTATTCAAAAAAGGTGTTGATTTTGAGAATAATGATTTTTTTAAAGCGACACCATCAGATTACATTATTACATTAGAAATAGAAACTGAATAG